One genomic window of Coffea eugenioides isolate CCC68of chromosome 1, Ceug_1.0, whole genome shotgun sequence includes the following:
- the LOC113750531 gene encoding uncharacterized protein LOC113750531 has translation MKLSVVFKSLRSYPALRVVTGPLQSRAFQPDFIPRDPKSKPVRHKYPAFYDPYGPRPPPSDKIIWLVEQIAALSPKERNFIGPTLRDRLRHPKIQPVLVEGMDLGPYGGSGVGSSKAEKKKVEKTAFDVKLVKFDAAAKIKVIKEVRAFTNLGLKEAKDLVEKVPVLIKQGITKEEANDIIEKIKTVGGVAAME, from the coding sequence ATGAAGCTTTCTGTTGTTTTCAAATCCTTGCGTAGCTATCCCGCTCTTCGTGTGGTTACTGGCCCTCTACAGTCTCGTGCATTTCAGCCTGATTTCATTCCCAGGGATCCCAAATCAAAGCCCGTAAGACACAAGTATCCTGCTTTCTATGATCCTTATGGCCCTAGACCCCCACCTTCAGATAAGATCATTTGGCTTGTAGAGCAGATTGCAGCCCTGTCTCCGAAAGAGCGTAATTTTATTGGTCCCACGCTTAGAGACAGACTAAGGCATCCTAAGATTCAACCAGTTTTAGTGGAGGGCATGGACTTGGGTCCTTATGGAGGGTCTGGTGTTGGGTCTTCAAAGGCTGAGAAGAAAAAGGTCGAAAAAACTGCATTTGATGTCAAGTTAGTAAAGTTTGATGCTGCTGCAAAAATTAAGGTGATCAAAGAGGTTCGTGCTTTCACAAATTTGGGGTTGAAGGAAGCCAAAGATTTAGTTGAGAAAGTACCAGTTTTAATTAAGCAAGGTATCACTAAAGAAGAGGCAAATGATATTATAGAGAAGATCAAGACTGTAGGGGGAGTTGCTGCTATGGAGTAG